Below is a window of Fuerstiella sp. DNA.
GTGCGACAAAAGCGGGCAAGTCCTGAGTCTCACTGCCGAGTTCATGCAGCAGCCAGCTGCCCAAAACCGCGCGACCCGACTTGTCGTCGCCTGTGTTCATCGCGTAATTCGACGGCACATGGTTGTTGACTCCGGTATGCATCGAACGCATTAGTGTAATATCGTCGGCGATCTCGCCCAGATGAGGCAACAACTCTGAGATTTCCATACCGCATTCGCCATGGGGCCGAAATCTCCAGATCGGCTTCATGATCTCACGACTGGCCTGTGCCGGGTTGTCAAATTTTACATCTCCAGGAAATGTTGTTCCGTGATGTTTGACCAGTTCCGGCTTAGGGTCAAACAGGTCGATCTGGCTCGGACCGCCCAGCATAAAAATAGAAATCATGGCCTGTGCGGGTGCCGAGTGCTCAGGCTGCTTTGGCAACAGGTCGTAAGTTTTCTGTTCGAGTTCCGGTTTGATTGGTTCAGCAGACTCGGATGCGAAAAGTCCGTCCTGCTTGAGCAACATTGCTGAAGCCACAGAACTCAATCCAAACGCAGAAGTGTGCAATAAATGTCGTCGCGAGCAAATTCTGTTCTCGGTCATTGGTCTGATTCCCGAATTCAAATCGAGACAATTAGTTTTCCGATTCCTCATTAATCTACATATAAGAACCGATTTGAGCCGAACAAGGTCTGGCACAACGTCGCCAGAGATCTCAACTCCGGATTCGGTGGTTCTGCCTGGTCCTTACCGGATGGCAGTATTTCAAACTGTCGGGTCTGGTTTGACAGAAAATTCGCGCAATAATCCAGTTCTGTGTCAGTTGGCGGTTTCACGAACAATCGTACGAATAATTCGGCCAGTCGCGACTGATCGTCTTTGTGCCGGTCCACCAGCAGTCTGGCCAGATCTTCGGATCGGCTGATCAGCTCCGCATCGTTCAGGAAATACAGAGACTGGGTTGCCACCGTGGTTGCTCGACGGAGATCACAGTTGGGAGTCATTTCCGGCTGGTCAAAAGTCACCAGTACGTTCAGTGGCAATTTGCGATGAACCTGGACGTAAACACTGCGGCGAGCCAGATCCTCGCCTGCCTTAATGCCATCTTGTTTCTGCGGTTGTCCAATCACCACTTTGCCTTCACGGTCTTCCGTTACGGGAAGACTTGGGCCACCCAGTTGCTGATCCAGTCGTTCAACAATGGACAGCACGGCATCTCGAATTTCCTCAGCTTCAAGACGTCGAAGGCTCATTCGGCCCAGCAGCGAGTTTTCAGGATCAAGCTGATCCTGATGTGCAGATCGAGTGGACAGTTGCTGCCAGGTTCGAGACAGCAGGATCATGCGGTGAAGTCGTTTGTGATCCCATCCGTTACGGACGAAATCATTGGCGAGCCAGTCCAGAAGTTCAGGATGAGTTGGACGTTCTCCTGAGATGCCAAAATCCCCGGGGGTTGCCACCAGACCACGTCCAAAATGATGCATCCACACGCGATTCACAAAAACACGAGCAGCCAGAGGATGAGTTCCATCTGTCAGTTGCCTGGCCCACGCCAGTCGCCGACCGGTGCCAGAATGCTGTTCATCATTCACCGGGAGTTGTACATCACGACCACGATGGAGCACCATCACTTCGGCAGGCGTGACTTCCTCGCCGGGACTCTGTGGATTGCCGCGATGAAATATTGTGCTCACCGGTACGACGTTTGGCTGCTCTTGAGTTGCCATTACCAACTGACCGGGTGGCTTGGTCGCCCTGAGTTCAGAGATCTTTGCGGCTTCTTTTTGACACTCTCGGTGGAACGCAATATCGTACTCCACAAGATAGCCGGCGATAAAATCGATTGTTTTGACCATTGGATATAAATCGAGCAGCTTGTTCTGCTCCGGAGTTCGCTGACCCGGGGTTGTTTCAACTGCGTTGAGAGTGGCCATTCGGTCGGCCTCCGGAACGTCCGCAATTTTTTGTTCGAAAATCGTGGTTGCATGAGTTTTTTTGCGTTTGTTCAGTTCCTCTTGCAGGGATTTGCATTCTGCTTCGATACGTTCCCATTCCGCTCGTGTTTCGTCCGTTGTGAAGTCAACGAGTCGCCCGCTTGGCTGTTGCCAGTTGTTCAGTGGAAAGACCGGATCAAACACCGCCCGGAATCGATAGTAGTCGTCTGTACCGATCGGGTCATATTTGTGATCGTGGCACTGAGCACAGCCGACGGTGAGTCCCAGCATGGACGAACTCACAACTTTAAGTGACTCAGCCACGGCCATATTCCGATTGGCGATACCGTTGCTGCTCTGAGTGGTATCCGGGGCCATCCGCAGGAAGCCGGTCGCTGTCAACAGTTCAAGATGACGCGGATTATGGATGTCGATGTCACCGTCGATCAGCTCATCTCCTGCCAGCTGTTCAACATAAAACTGATCGATGGGCTTGTTGGAATTAAATGAATCAATGACGTAATCCCGGTAGCGCCAGGCGTGGGGACGCTGAGTATCTTTGTTTGGATCTCCATTGGTCTCAGAATAGCCGGCGACATCCAGCCAGTGTCTTCCCCACCGGACACCGAATTGCGGAGAATCCAGCAGCTTTCCGACCAGTACCTCCCAGGAATCGGACGATTCATCTGCAAGGAATTCCTCGACATCCGTTGGAGTTGGAGGTAACCCTAAAAGACTGAAGCTGACTCGTCGAATCAGTGTGTGTTTGTCGGCCTGCGGAGAAAAATTCAGTTGATGTTCAGCCAGACGTTTTGCGACGAACGCATCAATCGGTGTTCTGATGTCAAAGTTGTCTGCATTCGGAACCGGACGTTCCGTTATCGGTTGCCATGCCCAGTGTGAAAGTTCTTCATTAGTAAACCGGGCGTCCTCGACATTTTCCGGTTCCGGACGCGCCGTCTTTGCACCCTGTTCCAGCCAGCGCCGGATGCTGTCTTTTTGCGCGGTAGTGAGCTTCTTGGATCCCTGCGGCATTTCATCGCTGTCGATGTATTGCCACAGCAGGCTGTCGTTTGGCTGGCCGGGGACGATAACCGGTCCGGATTCTCCCCCGGCCCTCATTAACCTGACAAGTCGGACGTCAAGGTCACCACTCAGCTCAGGCTCTTCTCCGTGACACTGAAAGCAGTGAGCTTTGAAAATGGGTCGGACATGTTCTTCAAATGTGAGTTCTTCCGATGGCTGGTCCGGCCTTGCCGGATCAGCAACGACCAGTGTGATACCGAAAGTCAGCAATCTCAGATTTGAGCGCCACGACGGGAACATCAGATTAACCGAAAGATAGAGTTGATTGGCAGCGGCCTGGAGACCGAATCGGACAGAAGTCCGGCACACATGACGCACAGGCGATTTTTCCTGTCCAATGATTCAGAATCGCGCTACGCCACAATTGACCACTGTTTAATCGTATCGTACCAAATGTAATGTCTCAACGCGGAACTGGAACCTGCTTCGGATGAAGTACAGTCTGCACGCAGGCGAAAACATGCCGAGTCAGTAGTTACACAGACTCTCTCTTCCGACTGTTTCCGCACAGGTGTGATTGCCATTCTGCCGGATTTGACTACAAGAACGCAGTATGTGGTCATCACGCCTTTTCTGGAAACTCTTCGCCTCGTACACCATCCTGAACCTTCTGGCAACCATCACAATTGTGGTGATTGTCTCCGGGTGGCAGACGGATCAGATTGTCGAACAGATCAAACAGCGTCTGCATGATTCTGCGGCGCTGGTGCGAATTGATGTTGCCGGCGGGCTGGACGAGGGACCAACGGAATGTCTGCAGAACCACATTCGCGATCTTGGCCAGGTGATCAACACGCGCATTACACTGGTCGCTATGGATGGAAGCGTTCTCGCTGATTCCAATCAGAGGACTGTTTCTGATGTTGTTCAGATGGAGAACCATAAGGACCGGCTGGAGCTTGTGCAGGCTGCCAAAATTGGACGCGGAAGTTCGCAGCGGGTCAGTCCAACACTTGGTCAGCCGATGCTCTATGTTGCGCTGCGTATCGGTTCACTGGCTGAACCCGTCGGTCTGGTTCGTACTGCTTTGCCGATGACAACGGTGCTCGACGAAGTGGCGGCCGTTCAGGGGCTGATTTGGCTGGTCGCGATTTTCGTAAGTCTTGCCGTTGCCGTACTGACATGGTTTCTTGCAGCCCGGGTTGTCCGGCCGGTCCAGTTGCTCACCACCGCCGCTGAAAGAATTGCAACTGGGGAGTACCGTCAGAACTTATTTCTGAACAACCGTGATGAACTGGACGGGCTGGCGAAATCTTTCAATCGAATGGCAAAACAACTCAACATTCGGGAAACACAACTGCGAGAGAGCAGTCGCAGGCTGGTGACTGTTCTGGAAGGCATGTTTGAAGGCGTCATTGCGCTGGATGGACAGGAGAAAGTTGTGTTGGCCAATGCCGCTGCAGGACGACTGCTGGGTTTCGATCCAGTTGAGGCCACAGGGCGTCCTCTGCTCGAAGTCGCTCGCAATCGCGCCATTCATGAAGTACTGACACTTCCTGCCGACCAACAGACGCAATATGTGGAAATCGAACTCGACGACGACCGGAATCGTGTCGTCGGTATGAACGCAGCAGTGCTTTCGTCTGAACACGCGACCCGCTGGATACTTGTGTTGCACGACGTCACGGAACTACGGCGTCTGGAGTCTTTGCGTCAGGAATTCGTGGCCAACGTCTCGCATGAACTCAAGACTCCGCTCAGTTCCATTAAGGCATATGCAGAAACCCTGCGGAATGGGGCGTTGAACGACACTCAAAACAACAGAAGATTCGTTGCGCAAATTGACGAACAGGCCGAAAGACTGCATGAATTGATTCTGGATCTTCTGAGTATTGCCCGCATTGAGTCCGGCCAGCGGGCATTTGATATTGGTGCTGTGATGCTGTGCCAGACCGCGAAGACATGTATTGCGGCTAACGAAGCGGTCGCTGTATCGAAAAAAATCAACCTGGTTGCGGACGGTTCACCCACTGATTTGGAGGTCAAAGCCGACGAAGAGGGGCTGCGCCAGATCCTGAATAACCTGATCGACAATGCCATCAAGTATTCGCCCATCTCCTCAACGGTAAATGTCCTGTGGCACGTCGAAAACGCCACGGCGGTGATTCAGGTGAGTGATACAGGTCAGGGGATCGCTCCGGAATTCCTGCCTCGGGTGTTCGAGCGATTCTTTCGAGTTGACAAAGCTCGCTCTCGTGCCCTGGGCGGTACAGGTCTCGGACTCTCAATTGTCAAACATCTGGCCCAGTCGTTTGGTGGTAGTGTTGATGTTCGCAGTCAGGTTGGAACCGGTACCGTGTTTACTGTTCGCCTGCCCATTGCAGAAGACTAAGGCGATCGACAGGTGAAAATCTCCTGGCAAGTGATAGATATGAATTCCCGGTTTTGTTCTTAAACGGGAGTTGACGCTTCCGACTCTCCGGCCTGTTCTTTTCGGCCACTTGTATAAGACTGGTTGCGGCTGCCGGCGCCGAATTCAGCCAGGGACTCTGCATTGGAGCCGACCTTCTTAAAGGTGGAATTCCTGGATTTGGAACTATGAAAAAACTGTTCGTTTTCGGCAAAAAAAACTGTTTTGATTCCTTATGGAAAATCGGTCGTTCCTTCTTCACGGTGTCTTAATAATTCGTTAACAAAAGGCCCCTAGGATCCCGCGAAATTAAGGGATGAGAATTCCGGGAAACTGGCAAAACCAACGATTTACACTGAGGTAAAATGACAAATCGAACGAGATTTCAACTGTTTGCAATGCTGTCGGTTACAGTGTTTGCGCTGGTGGGCTGTTCTGGCAGTAATAATCCGCAAAGCATCATTATAGACGGCTCCAGTACTGTCTATCTGGTCACTGAGGCAGTGGCGGAGGAGTACCTTGCTGTAAAACCGGATGTCAGAGTCAACGTGGGAGTTTCGGGCACCGGTGGTGGAATGAAGAAGTTCATCGCAGGCAGCATTGACATTTGTGGAGCTTCGCGTGCCATGAAGGACAGCGAAGCCCAGGATTGCCAGGAAAACGGTATTGGGTATTTGCAGCTTGAAGTCGCCTTCGATGGTCTGGCAGTTGTGCTGAATCCGAATAACACCTGGTGTGATGAGATGACGGTGGATCAGCTCAAAGAGCTCTGGCGTCCTGAAAGTGCTGTACAGACCTGGAAAGATCTGAATCCGGAATGGCCGGACGAAGAAATCACTCTTTATGGCCCTGGAACCGATTCCGGGACGTTTGATTCCTTTACCAAAGCGATTGTTGGTGAAGAAGGAGCCAGTCGAGCCGACTACACAGCCAGCGAAGATGACAACGTACTTGTCACCGGTGTACAGGACGACAAGTATGCTTTGGGGTACTTTGGCTATGCCTACTACGACGCTAACAAGGAAAAGCTGAAACTTCTGGGCGTTGACAACGGCAACGGACCAGTTCGGCCGTCTGAAGAGACCGTTCGTGACGGAACTTACGCGCCACTTTCGCGTCCGCTGTATGTCTATGTTCGTGAGTCATCGATGGCAAAACCGGAAGTGAAAGAGTTCGTCCGATTCTATCTGGACAACACGGGTGAACTGTCCCGTGAAGTCGGTTATGTTCCGGTTTCGGACGAGGCTGCACAGAAAAACGACGCAGTATTTGAAGGTACTTAACGACAGCAAGGACTGAAATCGGTGAGTTCAGCATCTACGTTCGCGAAACCAGTGTTGCCTCAGCACCAGGCGACCGGTGTGCATGGACGTAGGAAAACGTTTGAAAAGCTGATTCAGGCATTTCTGTTTGTGTGTGCCGGAATTTCGGTTGTGACCACAGTCTGCATTGTGGTCGTTTTGCTGTTCGAGTCAGTCCAGTTCTTTTTTGACGTGTCGATCGTCGAATTCCTGACCGGCACGAGATGGACGCCGCTGCTCAAACCCCAGCACTTTGGTGTTCTGCCTCTGTTGTGCGGAACGATGCTGGTTGCGGTTGGATCGGCGATTGTCTCAATTCCAGTCGGTTTAGGTACAGCAATCTACCTCAGTGAATATGCTCCACCTCGGTTGCGCGAAGTGATCAAACCTGTGGTGGAGGTGTTGGCCGGTATTCCATCAGTTGTCTATGGTTACTTTGCCGTGGTGACCATATCTCCAATGATCCGTACTGTGTTTCCGTCGGCGGGACCTTTCAATGCTGCCAGCGCCTGCATTGTTGTTGGCATCATGACGCTGCCGATGATTATTTCGCTCAGCGAGGATGCTTTACGAGCTGTTCCTCGCTCCCTGCGACAGGGGGCCTACGCACTGGGGGCAACAAAATACGACGTGACTACTCAGGTTGTCGTTCCTGCCGCGATGTCTGGAATTGTTGCGTCGTTTCTTCTGGCAATTTCGCGAGCCGTTGGCGAAACGATGGCCGTCACACTGGCAGCTGGTGCGACTCCGAAAGCAACGCTGAATCCTCTGGAAAGCATTCAGACGATGACCGCGTACATCATTCAGATCAGTCAGGGCGATACTCCGGCGGGTACACTTGAACATCGGACCATCTTTGCGGTTGGACTGACTCTGTTCATTGTCACGCTGATGATTAATCTGCTGGCGCAGTGGTTCCTCTCACAAGTGAGGGAGAAGTACGAATGAGTTCAGCGACGAATGTTCGAGGGCGACGCGGAAAACGTATGATTTCTCTGCTGTTTTCTGCCGGCTGCCTGATGGCCACACTACTGTGCCTGATGATGCTCCTGGTGTTGCTGTGGAGTGTCATTTCTGAAGGTGCTGCGTGGCTGAACTGGGATTTTCTGAACAATTTTCTGTCACGGCACCCCGAGAAAGCCGGAATCAAGTCTGCGCTGGCGGGAAGTCTCTGGCTCACAGCGTTCACTGCATTGTTTTCGCTGCCGCTGGGTATTGGCGCAGCCGTGTATCTGGAAGAGTACGCTGCCAACAATCTGTGGCGTAAGATGATTCAGCTCAATATATCGAATCTTGCGGGCGTGCCTTCAATCGTCTACGGCATTCTGGGGCTGGGGCTGTTTGTCCAGGCATTCTCGCTTGGACGCAGTATTATTTCCGGCGCGCTCACACTATCGCTGGTTGTGCTGCCTATTATCATCCTGGCTACTCAGGAAGCGCTCCGTGGCGTACCCGATTCTATCCGGCACGCGTCGTATGCACTGGGGGCCACACGATGGCAGACTGTCTATTGTCAGGTCCTGCCGGCATCACTGCCTGGTATCATGACGGGGGTCATTCTTGCGCTGTCCCGGGCCGTGGGCGAGGCGGCTCCTTTGGTTGCTGTCGGTGCCCTGACCTGGGTAACGTTTGTGCCTTCGAGTCCCATGGATCAGTTTACGTCGTTGCCCATACAGATCTTTAGCTGGGCGGCGAGGCCCCGGGCAGAATTTCATCAAATTGCCGGGGCCGCAATCATCGTCCTGCTGTTGGTCCTGATCTCAATGAATACGATTGCTGTCGTCGTTCGCTACAAATACGGAAAACGAATGCGCTGGTAACCGACCATCGCAGTACCCTGCTATTCAGTGAGCTTTTGTCGTGCCTGCTAAAATATTTGATACTCCTGATTTCACGTCTGTTAAACCGGTGCCTTCGGCTGGTGACCAAACGATGGATGCTG
It encodes the following:
- a CDS encoding ATP-binding protein — its product is MWSSRLFWKLFASYTILNLLATITIVVIVSGWQTDQIVEQIKQRLHDSAALVRIDVAGGLDEGPTECLQNHIRDLGQVINTRITLVAMDGSVLADSNQRTVSDVVQMENHKDRLELVQAAKIGRGSSQRVSPTLGQPMLYVALRIGSLAEPVGLVRTALPMTTVLDEVAAVQGLIWLVAIFVSLAVAVLTWFLAARVVRPVQLLTTAAERIATGEYRQNLFLNNRDELDGLAKSFNRMAKQLNIRETQLRESSRRLVTVLEGMFEGVIALDGQEKVVLANAAAGRLLGFDPVEATGRPLLEVARNRAIHEVLTLPADQQTQYVEIELDDDRNRVVGMNAAVLSSEHATRWILVLHDVTELRRLESLRQEFVANVSHELKTPLSSIKAYAETLRNGALNDTQNNRRFVAQIDEQAERLHELILDLLSIARIESGQRAFDIGAVMLCQTAKTCIAANEAVAVSKKINLVADGSPTDLEVKADEEGLRQILNNLIDNAIKYSPISSTVNVLWHVENATAVIQVSDTGQGIAPEFLPRVFERFFRVDKARSRALGGTGLGLSIVKHLAQSFGGSVDVRSQVGTGTVFTVRLPIAED
- a CDS encoding PstS family phosphate ABC transporter substrate-binding protein; the protein is MTNRTRFQLFAMLSVTVFALVGCSGSNNPQSIIIDGSSTVYLVTEAVAEEYLAVKPDVRVNVGVSGTGGGMKKFIAGSIDICGASRAMKDSEAQDCQENGIGYLQLEVAFDGLAVVLNPNNTWCDEMTVDQLKELWRPESAVQTWKDLNPEWPDEEITLYGPGTDSGTFDSFTKAIVGEEGASRADYTASEDDNVLVTGVQDDKYALGYFGYAYYDANKEKLKLLGVDNGNGPVRPSEETVRDGTYAPLSRPLYVYVRESSMAKPEVKEFVRFYLDNTGELSREVGYVPVSDEAAQKNDAVFEGT
- the pstC gene encoding phosphate ABC transporter permease subunit PstC, which codes for MSSASTFAKPVLPQHQATGVHGRRKTFEKLIQAFLFVCAGISVVTTVCIVVVLLFESVQFFFDVSIVEFLTGTRWTPLLKPQHFGVLPLLCGTMLVAVGSAIVSIPVGLGTAIYLSEYAPPRLREVIKPVVEVLAGIPSVVYGYFAVVTISPMIRTVFPSAGPFNAASACIVVGIMTLPMIISLSEDALRAVPRSLRQGAYALGATKYDVTTQVVVPAAMSGIVASFLLAISRAVGETMAVTLAAGATPKATLNPLESIQTMTAYIIQISQGDTPAGTLEHRTIFAVGLTLFIVTLMINLLAQWFLSQVREKYE
- the pstA gene encoding phosphate ABC transporter permease PstA; translation: MSSATNVRGRRGKRMISLLFSAGCLMATLLCLMMLLVLLWSVISEGAAWLNWDFLNNFLSRHPEKAGIKSALAGSLWLTAFTALFSLPLGIGAAVYLEEYAANNLWRKMIQLNISNLAGVPSIVYGILGLGLFVQAFSLGRSIISGALTLSLVVLPIIILATQEALRGVPDSIRHASYALGATRWQTVYCQVLPASLPGIMTGVILALSRAVGEAAPLVAVGALTWVTFVPSSPMDQFTSLPIQIFSWAARPRAEFHQIAGAAIIVLLLVLISMNTIAVVVRYKYGKRMRW
- a CDS encoding PSD1 and planctomycete cytochrome C domain-containing protein is translated as MRHVCRTSVRFGLQAAANQLYLSVNLMFPSWRSNLRLLTFGITLVVADPARPDQPSEELTFEEHVRPIFKAHCFQCHGEEPELSGDLDVRLVRLMRAGGESGPVIVPGQPNDSLLWQYIDSDEMPQGSKKLTTAQKDSIRRWLEQGAKTARPEPENVEDARFTNEELSHWAWQPITERPVPNADNFDIRTPIDAFVAKRLAEHQLNFSPQADKHTLIRRVSFSLLGLPPTPTDVEEFLADESSDSWEVLVGKLLDSPQFGVRWGRHWLDVAGYSETNGDPNKDTQRPHAWRYRDYVIDSFNSNKPIDQFYVEQLAGDELIDGDIDIHNPRHLELLTATGFLRMAPDTTQSSNGIANRNMAVAESLKVVSSSMLGLTVGCAQCHDHKYDPIGTDDYYRFRAVFDPVFPLNNWQQPSGRLVDFTTDETRAEWERIEAECKSLQEELNKRKKTHATTIFEQKIADVPEADRMATLNAVETTPGQRTPEQNKLLDLYPMVKTIDFIAGYLVEYDIAFHRECQKEAAKISELRATKPPGQLVMATQEQPNVVPVSTIFHRGNPQSPGEEVTPAEVMVLHRGRDVQLPVNDEQHSGTGRRLAWARQLTDGTHPLAARVFVNRVWMHHFGRGLVATPGDFGISGERPTHPELLDWLANDFVRNGWDHKRLHRMILLSRTWQQLSTRSAHQDQLDPENSLLGRMSLRRLEAEEIRDAVLSIVERLDQQLGGPSLPVTEDREGKVVIGQPQKQDGIKAGEDLARRSVYVQVHRKLPLNVLVTFDQPEMTPNCDLRRATTVATQSLYFLNDAELISRSEDLARLLVDRHKDDQSRLAELFVRLFVKPPTDTELDYCANFLSNQTRQFEILPSGKDQAEPPNPELRSLATLCQTLFGSNRFLYVD